The following are encoded in a window of Megalopta genalis isolate 19385.01 chromosome 6, iyMegGena1_principal, whole genome shotgun sequence genomic DNA:
- the Ada2b gene encoding transcriptional adapter 2B isoform X2 produces the protein MADLYAKYNCTYCQEDITGLRVRCVECPDFDLCLQCFSAGAEIGPHKNDHSYQFMDSGTISIFNGRGNWTAREQLRLLDAIEQFGFGNWEDISKHIETRTPEEAKEEYIARYLDGNIGKHTWPPTESYKPNLTDQTKSDHGPLSPDLTSRLPPLDITPEEAAQLGYMPQRDDFERDYNHEAESLVSSLFLNPAEDDDLDIALKLAQVDMYTNNLRERARRKRVVRDYQLVSAFFASSRKDKTLRKKQSKEEKDRMRAFAQFYTAQEYEQFLNNLERERELRLRLSELCRYRDSGITRHEECAHFEQVIAQTQGQNDAADHWNEKKSGSSGPSTPIHRHTSKKREEEKGYSSIDRKYTAKDLPSSSSSLSQTNPNRTTTPANQWAEPDNYLNSSSQHSTSSSSATEKIYTATTSGKSCSAIGDLEERDIEMEAAAHLLTKQEKSLCLQLDLKPTQYLTQKTLLLQEYLNGNRRSGVVPQSEPESKILHYLVANGWIAAN, from the exons ATGGCGG atttgtatgcaaaatacaaCTGCACCTATTGTCAAGAGGACATCACAGGTTTGCGCGTTCGTTGTGTAGAATGCCCAGATTTCGACCTCTGCTTGCAG TGTTTTTCCGCCGGAGCTGAGATTGGTCCTCACAAAAATGATCACTCTTACCAATTTATG GATTCTGGTACCATTAGTATATTTAATGGTAGAGGGAACTGGACAGCCAGGGAACAACTTAGACTTTTGGATGCTATTGAACAATTTGGTTTCGGTAACTGGGAAGATATCAGCAAACACATTGAAACACGTACACCAGAAG AAGCAAAAGAAGAATATATTGCGAGGTACCTGGATGGTAATATTGGCAAGCACACATGGCCACCGACAGAAAGCTACAAACCAAATCTCACAGATCAAACAAAGTCGGATCATGGACCTCTGTCCCCTGATCTCACATCTCGGTTACCACCATTGGACATTACTCCAGAGGAGGCTGCACAATTGGGTTATATGCCACAGAGAGATGATTTTGAAAGG GATTACAATCACGAAGCAGAGTCTCTTGTTTCTTCGTTATTCTTAAATCCAGCTGAAGATGACGACTTGGATATCGCTTTGAAACTAGCCCAAGTTGACATGTACACCAACAATTTAAGAGAAAGAGCAAGACGAAAAAGAGTAGTACGCGATTATCAGCTTGTATCCGCTTTCTTTGCTTCATCTAGGAAGGATAAAACGCTGAGAAAGAAGCAATCTAAGGAAGAAAA AGACAGAATGCGAGCGTTTGCTCAGTTCTACACGGCGCAGGAGTACGAGCAATTCTTGAACAATcttgagagagaacgagagctgCGTTTGCGTCTATCTGAGTTGTGTCGTTATCGGGACAGCGGAATCACGAGACACGAAGAGTGTGCTCATTTCGAGCAAGTGATTGCGCAGACTCAAGGTCAAAACGATGCCGCGGATCACTGGAACGAAAAAAAATCT GGCAGCAGTGGGCCGTCCACACCAATACACCGCCACACCTCAAAAAAAAG agaagaagaaaaaggttACTCTTCCATCGACCGAAAGTACACTGCAAAAGACTTGCCCAGCAGCAGCTCCTCGCTCAGTCAAACCAATCCCAATCGGACGACGACTCCAGCCAATCAGTGGGCGGAGCCGGATAACTATCTGAATTCTTCCAGCCAGCATTCTACCAGCTCCAGTTCTGCTACAGAGAAAATCTACACTGCGACAACTTCCGGAAAATCGTGTTCAGCAATAGGTGATTTAGAAGAGCGAGATATTGAAATGGAAGCTGCCGCGCATTTGTTAACGAAACAAGAAAAATCTTTGTGTCTACAGCTTGATCTGAAGCCAACGCAGTATTTAACACAAAAAACGTTGTTGTTGCAA GAGTATCTAAATGGTAATAGGAGATCTGGCGTTGTTCCTCAATCGGAACCAGAAAGTAAGATTTTACATTATCTGGTTGCGAATGGCTGGATTGCGGCCAATTAA
- the Alg12 gene encoding alg12 alpha-1,6-mannosyltransferase isoform X2 gives MLKLYRDALQSIFGLQFTKWFVAITVTQYHFMYYLSRPLPNIMAMPLVLLALFGWLKQSHIIFIWSSAAAIIIFRAELAMLLGLFLLYDIANKKLTIPRLLKIAVPAGIFFLTLTVTIDSIFWRRILWPEGEVFYFNTILNKSSDWGTSPFLWYFYSALPRGLALSYFLIPLGMLWDARVRTLTVPGIVFIILFSFLPHKELRFIIYVFPLLNVSAAAVCHRIWENRAKGTWHGFMAMIISGHLVLNALFSMFLLCVAGTNYPGGLAIAKLHRLEKDSIGPVHVHIDDLTAQTGVSRFTQTNDSWIYSKQENLTIDNPEILQFTHLLMEAKSKYSPNIKPYLKTHDILDSVDGFSHIALNYNMLPPIRIKTRPIIFIMKRKANIKYDPKKAKAHALTKRSAESDTEKRTQIENVINKTAKNMEPILGEIMESLEEFEKPLNISSESDLGITSQKIKPILNTTQNISDEHIEPLHVPQEAANLSEGNLLSATIPIQKEKVTSISKTENSLNIENNISVQHAVVNISTSDEKQSDTKSEEIKKEIITEKPKIQQEGSTLKETVRKLIQGKLEAVKLKKEIEDQKKPSESSEKITARKIMPTKIELQQKSKVTVKQESKEMPATIQEKTKLHRVVNVKESIRNIINQFREFEKDFGHEDLDVKKETEVAKELKGTDTNLSQESINVSDTTKEEDNKTVKDAKESLKDIINQFKQIKSELVSEDNSEFEEIEATYMDRSISETLMKFSESLKNLIHRRKQEKQFVAENLDIKKDVPRSQSLPKVAVKDTQVLTETTKNLKLQNVEKLGTVVQNTDTKDSSSTETDKLFQEKSFTMYTNNRNVPLNAQRFVDNVSNDIGQDYASKEEDEKLKQQNVENNTND, from the exons ATGTTGAAGCTGTATAGAGATGCTTTGCAAAGTATCTTTGGTTTACAATTTACAAAATGGTTTGTCGCGATAACTGTGACACAGTATCATTTCATGTATTATTTAAGCCGTCCTTTGCCAAATATAATGGCAATGCCACTAG taCTACTGGCTTTATTTGGGTGGTTAAAGCAAAGTCACATCATATTTATTTGGTCGTCTGCAGCAGCAATAATAATATTCAGAGCAGAACTAGCTATGCTACTGGGGTTATTCCTTTTATACGATATAGCCAACAAGAAACTGACCATACCAAG ACTACTTAAAATTGCGGTTCCAGCTGGTATATTTTTTCTAACACTAACGGTTACAATAGATTCCATATTTTGGAGACGTATTTTATGGCCTGAGGGAGAAGTCTTTTACTTCAACACTATTCTTAATAAAAGCAGTGATTGGGGT ACATCACCATTTTTATGGTATTTTTATTCGGCACTCCCAAGAGGGCTGGCTTTGTCATATTTTCTAATACCTTTGGGTATGCTTTGGGATGCTCGAGTTCGAACATTAACTGTTCCtggtattgtatttattattttattctcatTTCTACCACATAAAGAATTGAGGTTTATCATATATGTATTTCCATTGCTGAATGTTAGTGCCGCAGCTGTTTGCCATAGAAT ATGGGAGAACAGAGCAAAAGGTACATGGCATGGATTCATGGCAATGATCATTTCAGGCCATCTAGTTTTAAATGCTCTATTCTCCATGTTTCTTTTATGCGTTGCTGGTACTAACTATCCTGGTGGTTTAGCTATTGCTAAATTACACAGACTTGAAAAAGACTCTATTGGTCCAGTGCATGTGCACATCGATGATCTCACTGCTCAGACAGGAGTTTCGAGATTTACACAGACAAACGATTCTTGGAT TTATTCGAAACAAGAAAATTTAACCATTGATAATCCTGAAATCCTTCAGTTTACACACCTTCTAATGGAAGCTAAGAGTAAATACTCTCCAAACATAAAACCCTATCTTAAAACTCACGATATTCTGGATTCTGTGGATGGTTTCTCTCATATAGCACTTAACTATAACATGCTACCGCCTATAAGGATTAAAACTAGgcctattatatttattatgaaaAGAAAAGCCAATATAAAATACGATCCAAAGAAAGCAAAAGCACATGCTCTTACAAAGCGATCAGCCGAGAGCGATACTGAAAAACGTACGCAAAttgaaaatgtaataaataagaCTGCTAAGAACATGGAACCAATATTGGGCGAGATTATGGAgtcattagaagaatttgagaaACCATTAAATATTAGCAGCGAAAGTGATTTAGGTATAACTTCACAGAAAATTAAACCTATATTGAATACAACTCAAAATATTTCTGATGAACATATTGAACCATTACATGTGCCACAAGAAGCTGCAAACTTATCCGAAGGCAATTTACTATCTGCAACAATACCAATTCAAAAAGAAAAAgtaacaagtatttcaaaaacAGAGAATAGTCTCAATATTGAAAATAACATAAGTGTACAACATGCTGTTGTAAATATTTCCACTAGTGATGAAAAACAATCGGACACCAAAagtgaagaaattaaaaaagaaataatcacAGAGAAACCTAAAATTCAACAAGAGGGTAGTACTTTAAAAGAAACTGTTAGAAAGCTAATTCAAGGAAAATTAGAAGCAGTTAAGCTCAAAAAAGAGATAGAAGATCAGAAGAAGCCTTCAGAAAGTTCAGAAAAAATCACTGCGAGAAAAATAATGCCAACAAAAATAGAGTTACAACAAAAATCGAAAGTTACAGTAAAACAGGAATCAAAAGAAATGCCTGCAACTATACAAGAGAAGACTAAGTTGCATCGAGTAGTTAATGTTAAGGAAAGCATTAGGAATATAATAAATCAATTTAGAGAGTTCGAAAAAGACTTTGGACATGAAGATTTAGATGTGAAGAAAGAAACAGAAGTTGCTAAAGAATTGAAGGGGACAGACACAAATCTGTCTCAAGAATCTATAAATGTTTCAGACACGACAAAAGAGGAAGACAATAAAACAGTCAAGGATGCCAAAGAAAGTTTGAAGGATATCATAAATCAGTTCAAACAAATAAAGAGTGAATTAGTTTCTGAAGATAACAGCGAGTTTGAAGAAATTGAAGCAACTTATATGGACAGATCAATTTCTGAAACATTGATGAAATTTAGTGAGTCCTTAAAGAATTTAATACATCGaagaaaacaagagaaacaatttGTTGCCGAGAATTTAGATATTAAAAAGGATGTGCCGAGATCACAATCTCTGCCAAAAGTAGCAGTAAAAGATACTCAAGTTCTAACGGAAACTACAAAGAATTTAAAATTGCAAAATGTGGAGAAATTAGGGACTGTCGTTCAAAATACTGACACAAAAGACAGCTCAAGTACAGAAACGGATAAACTTTTTCAAGAAAAATCTTTTACTATGTATACGAATAACAGAAACGTCCCTTTAAATGCTCAAAGATTTGTTGATAACGTGTCGAATGATATAGGACAGGATTATGCTTCCAAAGAAGAGGATGAAAAGTTGAAACAACAGAATGTTGAGAATAACACGAATGattaa
- the LOC117228141 gene encoding uncharacterized protein LOC117228141, with the protein MLAVHQSRLFYQNTVLLRQTFYTGYAKFISDKAFQKFKLQQAQMQCDDGRPSFLKLGLRDKILYWTTLGLTTYGTVKGLLILREIHKD; encoded by the exons ATGTTGGCT GTTCACCAGTCAAGACTTTTTTATCAGAACACTGTTTTATTACGACAAACATTTTACACAGGATATGCGAAATTCATTTCGGATAAAGCATTTCAAAAGTTTAAACTACAACAAGCACAGATGCAG TGTGATGATGGACGTCCATCATTTTTAAAACTTGGTTTACGCGATAAAATCTTATATTGGACAACTCTGGGATTAACAACATATGGTACGGTCAAAGGACTCCTAATACTTCGAGAGATTCACAAGGATTAG
- the Ada2b gene encoding transcriptional adapter 2B isoform X1, with the protein MADLYAKYNCTYCQEDITGLRVRCVECPDFDLCLQCFSAGAEIGPHKNDHSYQFMDSGTISIFNGRGNWTAREQLRLLDAIEQFGFGNWEDISKHIETRTPEEAKEEYIARYLDGNIGKHTWPPTESYKPNLTDQTKSDHGPLSPDLTSRLPPLDITPEEAAQLGYMPQRDDFERDYNHEAESLVSSLFLNPAEDDDLDIALKLAQVDMYTNNLRERARRKRVVRDYQLVSAFFASSRKDKTLRKKQSKEEKEFRDRMRAFAQFYTAQEYEQFLNNLERERELRLRLSELCRYRDSGITRHEECAHFEQVIAQTQGQNDAADHWNEKKSGSSGPSTPIHRHTSKKREEEKGYSSIDRKYTAKDLPSSSSSLSQTNPNRTTTPANQWAEPDNYLNSSSQHSTSSSSATEKIYTATTSGKSCSAIGDLEERDIEMEAAAHLLTKQEKSLCLQLDLKPTQYLTQKTLLLQEYLNGNRRSGVVPQSEPESKILHYLVANGWIAAN; encoded by the exons ATGGCGG atttgtatgcaaaatacaaCTGCACCTATTGTCAAGAGGACATCACAGGTTTGCGCGTTCGTTGTGTAGAATGCCCAGATTTCGACCTCTGCTTGCAG TGTTTTTCCGCCGGAGCTGAGATTGGTCCTCACAAAAATGATCACTCTTACCAATTTATG GATTCTGGTACCATTAGTATATTTAATGGTAGAGGGAACTGGACAGCCAGGGAACAACTTAGACTTTTGGATGCTATTGAACAATTTGGTTTCGGTAACTGGGAAGATATCAGCAAACACATTGAAACACGTACACCAGAAG AAGCAAAAGAAGAATATATTGCGAGGTACCTGGATGGTAATATTGGCAAGCACACATGGCCACCGACAGAAAGCTACAAACCAAATCTCACAGATCAAACAAAGTCGGATCATGGACCTCTGTCCCCTGATCTCACATCTCGGTTACCACCATTGGACATTACTCCAGAGGAGGCTGCACAATTGGGTTATATGCCACAGAGAGATGATTTTGAAAGG GATTACAATCACGAAGCAGAGTCTCTTGTTTCTTCGTTATTCTTAAATCCAGCTGAAGATGACGACTTGGATATCGCTTTGAAACTAGCCCAAGTTGACATGTACACCAACAATTTAAGAGAAAGAGCAAGACGAAAAAGAGTAGTACGCGATTATCAGCTTGTATCCGCTTTCTTTGCTTCATCTAGGAAGGATAAAACGCTGAGAAAGAAGCAATCTAAGGAAGAAAA AGAATTCAGAGACAGAATGCGAGCGTTTGCTCAGTTCTACACGGCGCAGGAGTACGAGCAATTCTTGAACAATcttgagagagaacgagagctgCGTTTGCGTCTATCTGAGTTGTGTCGTTATCGGGACAGCGGAATCACGAGACACGAAGAGTGTGCTCATTTCGAGCAAGTGATTGCGCAGACTCAAGGTCAAAACGATGCCGCGGATCACTGGAACGAAAAAAAATCT GGCAGCAGTGGGCCGTCCACACCAATACACCGCCACACCTCAAAAAAAAG agaagaagaaaaaggttACTCTTCCATCGACCGAAAGTACACTGCAAAAGACTTGCCCAGCAGCAGCTCCTCGCTCAGTCAAACCAATCCCAATCGGACGACGACTCCAGCCAATCAGTGGGCGGAGCCGGATAACTATCTGAATTCTTCCAGCCAGCATTCTACCAGCTCCAGTTCTGCTACAGAGAAAATCTACACTGCGACAACTTCCGGAAAATCGTGTTCAGCAATAGGTGATTTAGAAGAGCGAGATATTGAAATGGAAGCTGCCGCGCATTTGTTAACGAAACAAGAAAAATCTTTGTGTCTACAGCTTGATCTGAAGCCAACGCAGTATTTAACACAAAAAACGTTGTTGTTGCAA GAGTATCTAAATGGTAATAGGAGATCTGGCGTTGTTCCTCAATCGGAACCAGAAAGTAAGATTTTACATTATCTGGTTGCGAATGGCTGGATTGCGGCCAATTAA
- the Alg12 gene encoding alg12 alpha-1,6-mannosyltransferase isoform X1 — MDHLIILVSMIHLLYCPFTKVEESFNLQAMHDILYHGFNLTEYDHHDFPGVVPRSFVGPIIISGLATPLIATINYLQLNKFFAQYVVRAILGLLVISMLKLYRDALQSIFGLQFTKWFVAITVTQYHFMYYLSRPLPNIMAMPLVLLALFGWLKQSHIIFIWSSAAAIIIFRAELAMLLGLFLLYDIANKKLTIPRLLKIAVPAGIFFLTLTVTIDSIFWRRILWPEGEVFYFNTILNKSSDWGTSPFLWYFYSALPRGLALSYFLIPLGMLWDARVRTLTVPGIVFIILFSFLPHKELRFIIYVFPLLNVSAAAVCHRIWENRAKGTWHGFMAMIISGHLVLNALFSMFLLCVAGTNYPGGLAIAKLHRLEKDSIGPVHVHIDDLTAQTGVSRFTQTNDSWIYSKQENLTIDNPEILQFTHLLMEAKSKYSPNIKPYLKTHDILDSVDGFSHIALNYNMLPPIRIKTRPIIFIMKRKANIKYDPKKAKAHALTKRSAESDTEKRTQIENVINKTAKNMEPILGEIMESLEEFEKPLNISSESDLGITSQKIKPILNTTQNISDEHIEPLHVPQEAANLSEGNLLSATIPIQKEKVTSISKTENSLNIENNISVQHAVVNISTSDEKQSDTKSEEIKKEIITEKPKIQQEGSTLKETVRKLIQGKLEAVKLKKEIEDQKKPSESSEKITARKIMPTKIELQQKSKVTVKQESKEMPATIQEKTKLHRVVNVKESIRNIINQFREFEKDFGHEDLDVKKETEVAKELKGTDTNLSQESINVSDTTKEEDNKTVKDAKESLKDIINQFKQIKSELVSEDNSEFEEIEATYMDRSISETLMKFSESLKNLIHRRKQEKQFVAENLDIKKDVPRSQSLPKVAVKDTQVLTETTKNLKLQNVEKLGTVVQNTDTKDSSSTETDKLFQEKSFTMYTNNRNVPLNAQRFVDNVSNDIGQDYASKEEDEKLKQQNVENNTND; from the exons TAAGAGCAATATTGGGTTTGCTGGTAATAAGTATGTTGAAGCTGTATAGAGATGCTTTGCAAAGTATCTTTGGTTTACAATTTACAAAATGGTTTGTCGCGATAACTGTGACACAGTATCATTTCATGTATTATTTAAGCCGTCCTTTGCCAAATATAATGGCAATGCCACTAG taCTACTGGCTTTATTTGGGTGGTTAAAGCAAAGTCACATCATATTTATTTGGTCGTCTGCAGCAGCAATAATAATATTCAGAGCAGAACTAGCTATGCTACTGGGGTTATTCCTTTTATACGATATAGCCAACAAGAAACTGACCATACCAAG ACTACTTAAAATTGCGGTTCCAGCTGGTATATTTTTTCTAACACTAACGGTTACAATAGATTCCATATTTTGGAGACGTATTTTATGGCCTGAGGGAGAAGTCTTTTACTTCAACACTATTCTTAATAAAAGCAGTGATTGGGGT ACATCACCATTTTTATGGTATTTTTATTCGGCACTCCCAAGAGGGCTGGCTTTGTCATATTTTCTAATACCTTTGGGTATGCTTTGGGATGCTCGAGTTCGAACATTAACTGTTCCtggtattgtatttattattttattctcatTTCTACCACATAAAGAATTGAGGTTTATCATATATGTATTTCCATTGCTGAATGTTAGTGCCGCAGCTGTTTGCCATAGAAT ATGGGAGAACAGAGCAAAAGGTACATGGCATGGATTCATGGCAATGATCATTTCAGGCCATCTAGTTTTAAATGCTCTATTCTCCATGTTTCTTTTATGCGTTGCTGGTACTAACTATCCTGGTGGTTTAGCTATTGCTAAATTACACAGACTTGAAAAAGACTCTATTGGTCCAGTGCATGTGCACATCGATGATCTCACTGCTCAGACAGGAGTTTCGAGATTTACACAGACAAACGATTCTTGGAT TTATTCGAAACAAGAAAATTTAACCATTGATAATCCTGAAATCCTTCAGTTTACACACCTTCTAATGGAAGCTAAGAGTAAATACTCTCCAAACATAAAACCCTATCTTAAAACTCACGATATTCTGGATTCTGTGGATGGTTTCTCTCATATAGCACTTAACTATAACATGCTACCGCCTATAAGGATTAAAACTAGgcctattatatttattatgaaaAGAAAAGCCAATATAAAATACGATCCAAAGAAAGCAAAAGCACATGCTCTTACAAAGCGATCAGCCGAGAGCGATACTGAAAAACGTACGCAAAttgaaaatgtaataaataagaCTGCTAAGAACATGGAACCAATATTGGGCGAGATTATGGAgtcattagaagaatttgagaaACCATTAAATATTAGCAGCGAAAGTGATTTAGGTATAACTTCACAGAAAATTAAACCTATATTGAATACAACTCAAAATATTTCTGATGAACATATTGAACCATTACATGTGCCACAAGAAGCTGCAAACTTATCCGAAGGCAATTTACTATCTGCAACAATACCAATTCAAAAAGAAAAAgtaacaagtatttcaaaaacAGAGAATAGTCTCAATATTGAAAATAACATAAGTGTACAACATGCTGTTGTAAATATTTCCACTAGTGATGAAAAACAATCGGACACCAAAagtgaagaaattaaaaaagaaataatcacAGAGAAACCTAAAATTCAACAAGAGGGTAGTACTTTAAAAGAAACTGTTAGAAAGCTAATTCAAGGAAAATTAGAAGCAGTTAAGCTCAAAAAAGAGATAGAAGATCAGAAGAAGCCTTCAGAAAGTTCAGAAAAAATCACTGCGAGAAAAATAATGCCAACAAAAATAGAGTTACAACAAAAATCGAAAGTTACAGTAAAACAGGAATCAAAAGAAATGCCTGCAACTATACAAGAGAAGACTAAGTTGCATCGAGTAGTTAATGTTAAGGAAAGCATTAGGAATATAATAAATCAATTTAGAGAGTTCGAAAAAGACTTTGGACATGAAGATTTAGATGTGAAGAAAGAAACAGAAGTTGCTAAAGAATTGAAGGGGACAGACACAAATCTGTCTCAAGAATCTATAAATGTTTCAGACACGACAAAAGAGGAAGACAATAAAACAGTCAAGGATGCCAAAGAAAGTTTGAAGGATATCATAAATCAGTTCAAACAAATAAAGAGTGAATTAGTTTCTGAAGATAACAGCGAGTTTGAAGAAATTGAAGCAACTTATATGGACAGATCAATTTCTGAAACATTGATGAAATTTAGTGAGTCCTTAAAGAATTTAATACATCGaagaaaacaagagaaacaatttGTTGCCGAGAATTTAGATATTAAAAAGGATGTGCCGAGATCACAATCTCTGCCAAAAGTAGCAGTAAAAGATACTCAAGTTCTAACGGAAACTACAAAGAATTTAAAATTGCAAAATGTGGAGAAATTAGGGACTGTCGTTCAAAATACTGACACAAAAGACAGCTCAAGTACAGAAACGGATAAACTTTTTCAAGAAAAATCTTTTACTATGTATACGAATAACAGAAACGTCCCTTTAAATGCTCAAAGATTTGTTGATAACGTGTCGAATGATATAGGACAGGATTATGCTTCCAAAGAAGAGGATGAAAAGTTGAAACAACAGAATGTTGAGAATAACACGAATGattaa
- the Ada2b gene encoding transcriptional adapter 2B isoform X3: MADLYAKYNCTYCQEDITGLRVRCVECPDFDLCLQCFSAGAEIGPHKNDHSYQFMDSGTISIFNGRGNWTAREQLRLLDAIEQFGFGNWEDISKHIETRTPEEAKEEYIARYLDGNIGKHTWPPTESYKPNLTDQTKSDHGPLSPDLTSRLPPLDITPEEAAQLGYMPQRDDFERDYNHEAESLVSSLFLNPAEDDDLDIALKLAQVDMYTNNLRERARRKRVVRDYQLVSAFFASSRKDKTLRKKQSKEEKEFRDRMRAFAQFYTAQEYEQFLNNLERERELRLRLSELCRYRDSGITRHEECAHFEQVIAQTQGQNDAADHWNEKKSAFLNRLYQFAFHLGQQWAVHTNTPPHLKKKRRRKRLLFHRPKVHCKRLAQQQLLAQSNQSQSDDDSSQSVGGAG; encoded by the exons ATGGCGG atttgtatgcaaaatacaaCTGCACCTATTGTCAAGAGGACATCACAGGTTTGCGCGTTCGTTGTGTAGAATGCCCAGATTTCGACCTCTGCTTGCAG TGTTTTTCCGCCGGAGCTGAGATTGGTCCTCACAAAAATGATCACTCTTACCAATTTATG GATTCTGGTACCATTAGTATATTTAATGGTAGAGGGAACTGGACAGCCAGGGAACAACTTAGACTTTTGGATGCTATTGAACAATTTGGTTTCGGTAACTGGGAAGATATCAGCAAACACATTGAAACACGTACACCAGAAG AAGCAAAAGAAGAATATATTGCGAGGTACCTGGATGGTAATATTGGCAAGCACACATGGCCACCGACAGAAAGCTACAAACCAAATCTCACAGATCAAACAAAGTCGGATCATGGACCTCTGTCCCCTGATCTCACATCTCGGTTACCACCATTGGACATTACTCCAGAGGAGGCTGCACAATTGGGTTATATGCCACAGAGAGATGATTTTGAAAGG GATTACAATCACGAAGCAGAGTCTCTTGTTTCTTCGTTATTCTTAAATCCAGCTGAAGATGACGACTTGGATATCGCTTTGAAACTAGCCCAAGTTGACATGTACACCAACAATTTAAGAGAAAGAGCAAGACGAAAAAGAGTAGTACGCGATTATCAGCTTGTATCCGCTTTCTTTGCTTCATCTAGGAAGGATAAAACGCTGAGAAAGAAGCAATCTAAGGAAGAAAA AGAATTCAGAGACAGAATGCGAGCGTTTGCTCAGTTCTACACGGCGCAGGAGTACGAGCAATTCTTGAACAATcttgagagagaacgagagctgCGTTTGCGTCTATCTGAGTTGTGTCGTTATCGGGACAGCGGAATCACGAGACACGAAGAGTGTGCTCATTTCGAGCAAGTGATTGCGCAGACTCAAGGTCAAAACGATGCCGCGGATCACTGGAACGAAAAAAAATCT GCATTTCTGAACAGATTGTATCAGTTTGCATTTCACTTAGGGCAGCAGTGGGCCGTCCACACCAATACACCGCCACACCTCAAAAAAAAG agaagaagaaaaaggttACTCTTCCATCGACCGAAAGTACACTGCAAAAGACTTGCCCAGCAGCAGCTCCTCGCTCAGTCAAACCAATCCCAATCGGACGACGACTCCAGCCAATCAGTGGGCGGAGCCGGATAA